A region of Pyxidicoccus parkwaysis DNA encodes the following proteins:
- a CDS encoding class I SAM-dependent methyltransferase has protein sequence MSAQYDQLGEKLTNWDVLPVRSEYLEGHTFFKALGSVKGRTVLDLACGDGLYTRQLKARGASRVVGVDISEEMIRSARRHEEEQPLGIEYHVSDVADMAPLGTFDCVTAVYLLHYAQSPEHLLRMCRNIHAHLKPGGSFVTYAFNPGFSARGPNSTRYGITMLDFPESPRDGQAISAELHTKSPFTIHFSYWSQGTHERTLREAGFHTLTWMRPECSPEGVVRAGREFWQDYLDNPHAVALRCER, from the coding sequence ATGTCGGCGCAGTATGACCAGCTTGGAGAGAAGCTCACGAACTGGGATGTGTTGCCGGTGCGCTCGGAGTACCTCGAAGGACATACCTTCTTCAAAGCGCTCGGCTCCGTGAAGGGACGAACCGTCCTGGACCTGGCGTGTGGTGATGGGCTGTACACGCGGCAGCTCAAGGCGAGAGGCGCCAGCCGGGTGGTGGGCGTGGACATCTCAGAGGAGATGATTCGCAGCGCCCGGCGACACGAAGAAGAACAGCCGCTGGGCATCGAGTACCACGTGTCTGACGTAGCCGACATGGCGCCGCTGGGCACCTTCGATTGCGTGACGGCCGTCTATCTCTTGCACTACGCCCAATCCCCCGAGCACCTGCTGCGGATGTGCCGGAACATCCATGCCCACCTGAAGCCCGGGGGCAGCTTCGTCACCTATGCCTTCAACCCCGGGTTCAGCGCGAGGGGGCCCAACAGCACCCGATATGGAATCACGATGTTGGACTTTCCCGAGTCGCCTCGGGATGGTCAGGCCATCTCCGCGGAGCTGCACACGAAGAGTCCCTTCACCATCCACTTCTCCTACTGGAGCCAGGGCACGCACGAGCGGACGCTCCGTGAAGCGGGATTCCACACCCTCACCTGGATGCGGCCGGAGTGCTCCCCCGAGGGAGTGGTCAGGGCCGGACGGGAGTTCTGGCAGGACTACCTCGACAACCCGCACGCCGTCGCGCTGCGCTGTGAGCGGTGA
- a CDS encoding AfsR/SARP family transcriptional regulator, with amino-acid sequence MDITLLGVPRLPGSPEAPKYLERKTAALLAYLALEGPTMLWRLVGLLWPESSETTARSNLRQLLRRLRGMAGAPCVEVREPLRLTVGLSVDVALLRVAHETGDRERVSAFTGELLEGHVHDDCSALDEWLGMWWLRLRRMRFEALDAQVRHQEQEQGQLTVALEAARRLVDLEPTSEEAHQHVMRLLHRLGDRGAALAAWQQCREVLRRELDVEPSESTRQLARDIEWHEAGHRLPPRPGKRTVPLSVLHPPLLAGREREWELLEEAWAARRHIFVGETRASASRGCSATSRARRGAGCCWRRGRETSTSPTPRTRGACGRCWHSTRTCTWSPGCGASCRGWCRSWSRRPAWARPPRRTSHASTRRRAPSCARRPETWTASSSTTRTTTSTGTARSWACTSRRTSWRSRPAAASPSSSTRTGPSRTRRAGSGASSTAPSPPACWCASP; translated from the coding sequence GTGGACATCACGTTGCTGGGCGTGCCGAGGCTGCCAGGGAGCCCGGAGGCACCGAAGTATCTGGAGCGGAAGACGGCGGCGCTGCTGGCGTACCTCGCCCTGGAAGGCCCGACGATGCTCTGGCGGCTGGTGGGACTGCTGTGGCCGGAGTCGTCGGAAACCACGGCGCGCAGCAACCTGCGCCAGTTGCTGCGGCGCCTGCGAGGGATGGCCGGGGCGCCGTGCGTGGAGGTCCGCGAGCCGCTGCGGCTGACGGTGGGGCTGTCGGTGGACGTCGCCCTGCTGAGGGTGGCGCACGAGACGGGGGACCGCGAGCGGGTGTCCGCCTTCACCGGCGAGCTGCTGGAGGGCCATGTGCATGACGACTGCTCGGCCCTGGACGAGTGGCTGGGGATGTGGTGGCTGCGCCTGAGGCGGATGCGCTTCGAGGCGTTGGACGCGCAGGTGCGGCACCAAGAGCAGGAGCAGGGGCAGCTCACCGTGGCGCTGGAGGCGGCCCGGCGCCTGGTGGACCTGGAGCCCACGTCCGAGGAAGCGCACCAGCATGTGATGCGGCTTTTGCACCGGCTGGGAGACCGGGGCGCCGCGCTGGCCGCGTGGCAGCAGTGCCGCGAGGTGCTGCGGCGCGAGCTGGACGTGGAGCCCTCCGAGTCCACCCGGCAGCTCGCGCGCGACATCGAATGGCACGAGGCCGGACACCGGCTGCCGCCGCGGCCCGGCAAGCGCACCGTGCCCCTGTCGGTGCTGCACCCGCCACTGCTGGCCGGCCGCGAGCGGGAGTGGGAGCTGCTGGAGGAGGCCTGGGCGGCGCGCCGCCACATCTTCGTGGGGGAAACGCGGGCATCGGCAAGTCGCGGCTGCTCAGCGACTTCGCGCGCGCGAAGGGGCGCTGGGTGCTGCTGGCGGCGCGGCCGGGAGACCTCTACGTCCCCTACTCCACGCACTCGCGGAGCCTGCGGACGCTGCTGGCACTCAACCCGCACGTGCACATGGAGCCCTGGGTGCGGCGCGAGCTGTCGCGGCTGGTGCCGGAGCTGGAGCCGCAGGCCCGCCTGGGCCCGCCCGCCACGGAGGACAAGCCACGCCTCTACGCGGCGGCGTGCGCCTTCCTGCGCGAGACGGCCGGAGACCTGGACAGCATCTTCTTCGACGACGCGCACTACTACATCGACTGGGACAGCGCGGAGCTGGGCCTGCACATCCAGACGCACCTCATGGAGGAGTCGGCCAGCGGCCGCTTCCCCCTCATCCTCCACGCGCACCGGCCCTTCGAGAACGAGGCGAGCTGGGAGCGGGGCATCATCGACAGCGCCGTCACCGCCGGCGTGCTGGTGCGCATCCCCCTGA